In Streptomyces hawaiiensis, one genomic interval encodes:
- the fabG gene encoding 3-oxoacyl-[acyl-carrier-protein] reductase, translating to MSRSVLVTGGNRGIGLAIARAFADAGDKVAITYRSGEPPAALTELGCLAVKCDITDTEQVEQAYKEIEEAHGPVEVLVANAGITKDQLLMRMSEEDFTSVIDTNLTGTFRVVKRANRGMLRAKKGRVVLISSVVGLYGGPGQANYAASKAALVGFARSLARELGSRNLTFNVVAPGFVDTDMTKALTEEQRENIVKQVPLGRYAQPEEIAATVRFLASDDASYITGAVIPVDGGLGMGH from the coding sequence TTGAGCCGCTCGGTTCTCGTCACCGGAGGCAACCGGGGCATCGGCCTCGCCATCGCCCGCGCTTTCGCCGATGCCGGCGACAAGGTCGCCATCACGTACCGCTCGGGTGAGCCGCCGGCGGCCCTGACGGAACTGGGCTGCCTGGCCGTCAAGTGCGACATCACCGACACCGAGCAGGTGGAGCAGGCCTACAAGGAGATCGAGGAGGCCCACGGCCCCGTCGAGGTCCTCGTCGCCAACGCCGGCATCACCAAGGACCAGCTCCTGATGCGCATGTCCGAGGAGGACTTCACCTCGGTCATCGACACCAACCTCACCGGCACCTTCCGCGTGGTCAAGCGCGCCAACCGCGGCATGCTGCGCGCCAAGAAGGGCCGCGTGGTGCTCATCTCGTCGGTCGTCGGCCTGTACGGCGGTCCCGGCCAGGCGAACTACGCCGCCTCCAAAGCCGCCCTGGTCGGCTTCGCGCGCTCCCTCGCCCGTGAGCTGGGCTCGCGCAACCTCACCTTCAACGTCGTCGCGCCCGGCTTCGTCGACACCGACATGACCAAGGCGCTCACCGAAGAGCAGCGCGAGAACATCGTGAAGCAGGTCCCGCTCGGCCGGTACGCCCAGCCGGAGGAGATCGCCGCGACGGTGCGGTTCCTCGCCTCCGACGACGCCTCGTACATCACTGGAGCCGTCATTCCCGTTGACGGCGGACTGGGAATGGGTCACTGA
- a CDS encoding TldD/PmbA family protein → MPHTIDEAFTALPLRALADAALARARALGAEHADFRFERVRGASWRFRDARPAGSSDTTDLGYAVRVVHGGTWGFASGVDLSMDAAARVAGQAVAMAKLSAQVIKAAGSDERVELAGEPVHADRTWISSYEIDPFSVPDEEKAGLIAEWSARLLAADGVDHVDSSLLTVHENKFYADTAGTVTTQQRVRLHPVFNAVSVDESSGEFDSMRTLAPPVGRGWEYLRGTGWDWEGELERIPELLAEKMRAPSVEPGLYDLVVDPSNLWLTIHESIGHATELDRALGYEAAYAGTSFATFDQLGKLRYGSELMNVTGDRTAEHGLATVGYDDEGVEGQSWDLVKDGTLVGYQLDRRIAKLTGFERSNGCAYADSPGHVPVQRMANVSLRPDPAGMSTEDLIGGVERGIYVVGDRSWSIDMQRYNFQFTGQRFYRIENGRLAGQLRDVAYQATTTDFWGSMSAVGGPQTYVLGGAFNCGKAQPGQVAAVSHGCPSALFKGVNILNTTQEAGR, encoded by the coding sequence GTGCCTCATACCATCGACGAGGCCTTCACGGCCCTCCCCCTACGCGCCCTCGCCGACGCGGCCCTCGCACGCGCGCGTGCGCTGGGCGCCGAGCACGCGGACTTCCGGTTCGAGCGGGTGCGGGGGGCCTCCTGGCGGTTCCGGGACGCAAGGCCCGCCGGGTCGTCGGACACTACCGACCTCGGATACGCGGTGCGGGTGGTGCACGGCGGCACCTGGGGATTCGCGTCCGGCGTCGACCTCAGCATGGACGCCGCCGCCCGGGTCGCCGGGCAGGCGGTGGCGATGGCCAAGCTGTCCGCCCAGGTGATCAAGGCGGCCGGGTCGGACGAGCGCGTGGAGCTGGCCGGCGAGCCGGTGCACGCGGACAGGACGTGGATCTCGTCGTACGAGATCGACCCCTTCTCCGTGCCCGACGAGGAGAAGGCCGGGCTGATCGCGGAGTGGAGCGCACGGCTGCTGGCGGCCGACGGGGTCGACCATGTCGATTCCTCGCTGCTCACGGTCCACGAGAACAAGTTCTACGCCGACACCGCCGGGACCGTGACCACACAGCAGCGCGTAAGGCTGCACCCGGTGTTCAACGCGGTGTCGGTGGACGAGTCGAGCGGCGAGTTCGACTCGATGCGCACCCTCGCGCCGCCCGTGGGACGCGGCTGGGAGTACCTGCGGGGCACCGGCTGGGATTGGGAGGGCGAGCTGGAGCGGATCCCGGAGCTGCTCGCCGAGAAGATGCGCGCGCCGAGCGTCGAGCCGGGCCTGTACGACCTGGTCGTCGACCCGTCCAACCTGTGGCTGACCATCCACGAGTCCATCGGGCACGCCACCGAGCTCGACCGCGCGCTCGGCTACGAGGCCGCCTACGCCGGCACCTCGTTCGCCACGTTCGACCAGCTGGGCAAGTTGCGCTACGGCTCGGAGCTGATGAACGTCACCGGCGACCGCACCGCCGAGCACGGCCTGGCCACCGTCGGCTACGACGACGAGGGCGTCGAGGGCCAGTCCTGGGACCTGGTCAAGGACGGCACGCTCGTCGGGTACCAGCTGGACCGGCGGATCGCGAAGCTGACCGGCTTCGAGCGGTCCAACGGCTGCGCCTATGCCGACTCCCCCGGGCACGTGCCGGTGCAGCGCATGGCCAATGTGTCGCTGCGGCCGGACCCGGCCGGGATGTCGACCGAGGATCTGATCGGGGGTGTGGAGCGCGGCATCTACGTCGTCGGCGACCGGTCCTGGTCGATCGACATGCAGCGCTACAACTTCCAGTTCACCGGTCAGCGGTTCTACCGCATCGAGAACGGGCGGCTCGCCGGGCAGCTGCGGGACGTGGCCTACCAGGCGACGACCACCGACTTCTGGGGCTCGATGTCCGCCGTGGGCGGGCCGCAGACCTATGTGCTCGGCGGCGCCTTCAACTGCGGCAAGGCCCAGCCGGGTCAGGTCGCGGCCGTCTCGCACGGCTGTCCTTCGGCCCTCTTCAAGGGCGTCAACATTCTGAACACGACCCAGGAGGCCGGTCGATGA
- a CDS encoding metallopeptidase TldD-related protein yields the protein MSARSSKPHEVVERALELSRADGCVVIADEQSTANLRWAGNALTTNGVTRGRTLTVIATVDGKEGTASGVVSRSAVTPDELEPLVRAAEAAARGAGPAEDAQPLVTGVQRSPEFTEAPAETSSAVFADFAPALGEAFARARAGGRELYGFANHEMVSSYVGTSTGLRLRHDQPNGTLELNAKSPDRTRSAWAGRSTRDFKDVDPGALDAELAVRLGWAERRVKLPAGRYETLLPPTAVADLLIYQMWSASGRDAVEGRTVFSKPGGGTRVGEKLTGLPLTLRSDPNEPGLESAPFVIAHSSGGDQSVFDNGLPLTATEWMREGELRHLTTSRHSAGLTGLPVAPGIDNIVLDGGEDRSLDEMVANTGRGLLLTCLWYIREVDPASLLLTGLTRDGVYLVENGEVTGEVNNFRFNESPVGVLGRATEAGRTEKTLPREWSDWFTRAAMPALRVPDFNMSSVSQGV from the coding sequence ATGAGCGCGCGTTCCAGCAAGCCGCACGAGGTCGTCGAGCGCGCCCTCGAACTGTCCCGGGCGGACGGCTGTGTCGTCATCGCCGACGAGCAGTCCACCGCCAACCTGCGCTGGGCGGGCAACGCGCTGACCACGAACGGCGTCACGCGCGGGCGGACGCTCACCGTGATCGCCACGGTCGACGGCAAGGAGGGCACGGCCTCCGGGGTCGTGTCACGGTCCGCCGTGACCCCCGATGAGCTGGAGCCCCTGGTGCGGGCCGCCGAGGCTGCCGCGCGCGGCGCCGGACCCGCCGAGGACGCGCAGCCGCTGGTCACGGGCGTGCAGCGGTCGCCGGAGTTCACCGAGGCGCCCGCCGAGACCTCCTCCGCCGTGTTCGCCGACTTCGCTCCGGCGCTCGGCGAGGCCTTCGCACGCGCGCGTGCGGGCGGCCGGGAGCTGTACGGCTTCGCCAACCACGAGATGGTGTCGTCGTACGTCGGCACCTCCACGGGGCTGCGGCTGCGCCACGACCAGCCGAACGGGACGCTGGAGCTGAACGCCAAGTCGCCGGACCGGACCCGGTCCGCGTGGGCCGGGCGTTCCACGCGGGACTTCAAGGACGTCGACCCGGGGGCCCTGGACGCGGAGCTGGCGGTGCGCCTCGGATGGGCCGAGCGGCGCGTGAAGCTGCCCGCCGGGCGCTACGAGACGCTGCTGCCGCCGACGGCCGTGGCGGACCTGCTGATCTACCAGATGTGGTCGGCCTCGGGCCGGGACGCGGTCGAGGGCCGCACGGTGTTCTCCAAGCCGGGCGGGGGCACGCGGGTCGGCGAGAAGCTGACCGGCCTGCCGCTGACCCTGCGCAGCGACCCGAACGAGCCGGGCCTGGAATCGGCACCCTTCGTGATCGCCCACTCCTCCGGGGGCGACCAGTCGGTGTTCGACAACGGGCTGCCGCTCACGGCCACCGAGTGGATGCGCGAGGGCGAGCTGCGGCATCTGACGACCAGCCGCCACAGCGCGGGCCTGACCGGGCTGCCCGTGGCGCCGGGCATCGACAACATCGTCCTGGACGGCGGTGAGGACCGGTCCCTGGACGAGATGGTCGCGAACACCGGGCGCGGGCTGCTGCTGACCTGCCTGTGGTACATCCGCGAGGTCGATCCGGCGTCGCTGCTGCTGACGGGCCTGACCCGGGACGGTGTCTACCTCGTGGAGAACGGCGAGGTGACGGGCGAGGTGAACAACTTCCGGTTCAACGAGTCGCCGGTCGGCGTGCTCGGCCGGGCCACGGAGGCGGGGCGGACCGAGAAGACGCTGCCCAGGGAGTGGAGCGACTGGTTCACCAGGGCGGCGATGCCCGCGCTGCGCGTCCCCGATTTCAATATGAGCTCTGTCAGCCAGGGCGTATAA
- the tyrS gene encoding tyrosine--tRNA ligase — MTDIVDELKWRGLFALSTDEDALRKALADGPVTFYCGFDPTAPSLHVGHLVQVLTVRRLQQAGHRPLALVGGATGLIGDPRPTAERTLNDPETVTGWVGRLRAQIEPFLDFQGENAAVMVNNLDWTENLSAIEFLRDIGKHFRVNKMLTKDSVARRLESSEGISYTEFSYQLLQGMDFLQLYRRYGCTLQQGGSDQWGNLTAGLDLIHRLEPDATAHALATPLMTKADGTKFGKTEGGAVWLDPEMTTPYAFYQFWLNVDDRDISRYMRILSFRSREELEELERQTEERPQARAAQRALAEELTTLVHGAGQTAAVIAASKALFGQGELAELDEKTLAAALSEVPHVQVAELGPAVDLFAEVGLVASKSAARRTVKEGGAYVNNVKVAGEDAVPAKEDLLHDRWLVLRRGKKNLAAVEVTGG; from the coding sequence GTGACGGACATCGTCGACGAGCTGAAGTGGCGCGGGCTGTTCGCCCTGTCCACTGACGAGGACGCTTTGCGCAAGGCGCTCGCGGACGGTCCCGTCACGTTCTATTGCGGCTTCGACCCGACGGCGCCGTCGCTGCACGTGGGGCACCTGGTGCAAGTGCTCACCGTGCGCCGGCTCCAGCAGGCCGGTCACCGGCCGCTGGCGCTGGTCGGCGGTGCCACGGGCCTGATCGGCGACCCGCGCCCGACCGCGGAGCGCACGCTGAACGACCCGGAGACGGTCACCGGCTGGGTCGGCAGGCTGCGCGCCCAGATCGAGCCGTTCCTGGACTTCCAGGGCGAGAACGCGGCCGTCATGGTCAACAACCTCGACTGGACGGAGAACCTCTCCGCGATCGAGTTCCTCCGGGACATCGGCAAGCACTTCCGCGTCAACAAGATGCTGACGAAGGACTCCGTGGCCCGGCGCCTGGAGTCCTCCGAGGGCATCAGCTACACGGAGTTCAGCTACCAGCTCCTGCAGGGCATGGACTTCCTCCAGCTCTACCGGCGCTACGGCTGCACGCTGCAGCAGGGCGGCAGCGACCAGTGGGGCAACCTCACGGCGGGCCTGGACCTGATCCACCGCCTGGAGCCCGACGCGACCGCGCACGCGCTGGCGACGCCGCTGATGACCAAGGCGGACGGCACCAAGTTCGGCAAGACCGAGGGCGGCGCCGTCTGGCTCGACCCCGAGATGACGACGCCGTACGCGTTCTACCAGTTCTGGCTGAACGTGGACGACCGGGACATCTCCCGGTACATGCGCATCCTGTCCTTCCGTTCCCGCGAGGAGCTGGAGGAGCTGGAGCGGCAGACGGAGGAGCGTCCGCAGGCCCGGGCCGCGCAGCGCGCGCTGGCCGAGGAGCTGACGACGCTGGTGCACGGCGCCGGCCAGACGGCCGCCGTGATCGCCGCGTCCAAGGCGCTCTTCGGGCAGGGCGAGCTGGCGGAGCTCGACGAGAAGACGCTGGCCGCGGCCCTGTCGGAGGTGCCGCATGTCCAGGTCGCCGAGCTCGGCCCGGCCGTGGACCTGTTCGCCGAGGTCGGCCTGGTGGCCAGCAAGTCGGCCGCGCGCCGCACGGTCAAGGAGGGCGGCGCCTACGTGAACAACGTCAAGGTCGCCGGTGAGGACGCCGTCCCAGCCAAGGAGGACCTGCTGCACGACCGCTGGCTGGTGCTGCGCCGGGGCAAGAAGAACCTGGCGGCCGTCGAGGTCACGGGCGGCTGA
- a CDS encoding GlsB/YeaQ/YmgE family stress response membrane protein translates to MGWLWAIIVGLVLGLIAKAIIPGKQHVPLWLTVILGMIGAIAGNAIARAAGVDATSGIDWWRHVFQLVMAVILVGLGDRAWTAARGDKRRA, encoded by the coding sequence ATGGGCTGGTTGTGGGCGATCATCGTAGGACTGGTACTCGGCCTGATCGCCAAGGCGATCATTCCGGGCAAGCAACATGTTCCCCTGTGGCTGACCGTCATCCTGGGCATGATCGGCGCCATCGCCGGCAACGCCATCGCCCGGGCGGCCGGCGTCGACGCCACATCGGGTATCGACTGGTGGCGGCACGTCTTCCAGCTGGTGATGGCGGTCATCCTCGTCGGTCTCGGCGACCGGGCCTGGACGGCTGCCAGAGGAGACAAACGCAGGGCATGA
- a CDS encoding DUF3099 domain-containing protein has translation MRKQHGGGNVQVFRITGARTGLQEDVRGRQRRYVISMTVRTISVILAATLWNVERHVAMVALVLGLVLPYIAVVVANAGRENAPSLPSTFVAPPVRPMIAPPGPDDEPAESVAEDAASEPVPGARTESPER, from the coding sequence ATGCGGAAGCAGCATGGCGGCGGCAACGTCCAGGTTTTCCGGATCACCGGCGCCCGGACGGGACTCCAGGAGGACGTACGCGGGCGGCAGCGCCGGTACGTGATCTCGATGACGGTCCGCACGATCTCCGTGATCCTCGCGGCCACCCTGTGGAACGTCGAACGGCACGTCGCCATGGTGGCGTTGGTGCTCGGGCTGGTGCTGCCATACATCGCGGTGGTGGTCGCGAACGCCGGGCGCGAGAACGCGCCGTCTCTGCCGTCGACGTTCGTGGCGCCGCCGGTGCGTCCGATGATCGCGCCGCCGGGTCCGGATGACGAGCCGGCGGAATCCGTCGCGGAAGATGCCGCGTCCGAGCCGGTGCCGGGCGCTCGGACCGAATCGCCCGAGCGGTAG
- the moaA gene encoding GTP 3',8-cyclase MoaA, translating to MLIDTYGRVATDLRVSLTDRCNLRCTYCMPEEGLQWLAKPDLLTDDEIVRLIDIAVTSLGIEEVRFTGGEPLLRPGLVGIVERVAALDPRPQMSLTTNGIGLKRTAAALKEAGLDRVNVSLDTLRPDVFKTLTRRDRHKDVIEGLHAARDAGLTPVKVNSVLMPGLNDDEAPDLLAWAVEHDYELRFIEQMPLDAQHGWKRDGMITAGDILASLRTRFELTAEGEEKRGSAPAERWLVDGGPHVVGVIASVTRPFCAACDRTRLTADGQVRTCLFAQEETDLRAALRSGAPDEEIARVWRLAMWGKKAGAGLDDPTFVQPDRPMSAIGG from the coding sequence GTGCTCATCGACACCTACGGCCGGGTGGCCACCGACCTGAGGGTCTCGCTGACCGACCGCTGCAACCTGCGCTGTACGTACTGCATGCCCGAGGAGGGCTTGCAGTGGCTCGCCAAGCCGGACCTGCTCACCGACGACGAGATCGTCCGCCTGATAGACATCGCGGTCACGTCCCTCGGGATCGAGGAGGTCCGCTTCACCGGCGGCGAGCCCCTGCTGCGCCCGGGCCTGGTCGGCATAGTGGAGCGGGTCGCCGCCCTGGACCCGCGCCCGCAGATGTCCTTGACCACCAACGGCATCGGCCTCAAGCGCACGGCGGCCGCCCTGAAGGAAGCGGGCCTGGACCGGGTCAACGTCTCCCTCGACACGCTCCGCCCCGACGTCTTCAAGACCCTCACCCGCCGCGACCGCCACAAGGACGTCATCGAGGGCCTGCACGCCGCCCGCGACGCGGGCCTCACGCCGGTCAAGGTCAACTCGGTCCTGATGCCTGGCCTCAACGACGACGAGGCGCCCGACCTGCTGGCCTGGGCCGTGGAGCACGACTACGAGCTGCGCTTCATCGAGCAGATGCCCCTGGACGCCCAGCATGGCTGGAAGCGCGACGGCATGATCACGGCCGGCGACATCCTGGCCTCCCTGCGCACGCGCTTCGAGCTGACCGCCGAGGGCGAGGAGAAGCGCGGCTCGGCCCCGGCGGAGCGCTGGCTCGTGGACGGCGGCCCGCATGTGGTCGGCGTCATCGCCTCCGTCACCCGACCGTTCTGCGCGGCCTGCGACCGCACCCGCCTCACGGCCGACGGCCAGGTGCGCACCTGTCTGTTCGCCCAGGAGGAGACGGATCTGCGCGCCGCCCTGCGCTCGGGCGCCCCGGACGAGGAGATCGCCCGCGTCTGGCGCCTGGCGATGTGGGGCAAGAAGGCGGGAGCGGGCCTCGACGACCCGACGTTCGTGCAGCCGGACCGGCCTATGTCAGCCATCGGGGGCTAG
- a CDS encoding solute symporter family protein: MSPVQQTFLAANEASEHRPLIITLFALFVLATLGITIWAGRQTKDAADFYAGGRQFSAFQNGLAVSGDYMSAASFLGIAGAIALFGYDGFLYSIGFLVAWLVALLLVAEPLRNSGRYTMGDVLAYRMRQRPVRTAAGTSTIVVSIFYLLAQMAGAGVLVSLLLGITSDAGKILIVALVGLLMVVYVSIGGMKGTTWVQMVKAVLLIGGTILITFLVLLKFNFNISDLLGTAAENSGKGAAFLEPGLQYGATGTSKLDFISLGIALVLGTAGLPHILIRFYTVPDAKAARKSVNWAIGIIGGFYLMTIALGFGAAALISQEEIIASNPSGNTAAPLLALHLGGVDSTWGAILLATISAVAFATILAVVAGLTLASSSSFAHDIYANVIRKGKASGAEEVRAARWATVFIGVVSIGLGALARDLNVAGLVALAFAVAASANLPTILYSLFWKRFTTQGALWSIYGGLIVAVGLVLFSPVVSGDPKAMFPEVDFAWFPLKNPGVISIPFGFLMGWLGTVLSKEEPDAKKFAELEVRSLTGTGAH, encoded by the coding sequence ATGAGCCCCGTACAGCAGACCTTCCTCGCCGCGAACGAGGCCAGCGAGCACCGCCCGCTGATCATCACCCTGTTCGCGCTGTTCGTCCTGGCCACGCTCGGCATCACCATCTGGGCAGGCCGCCAGACCAAGGACGCCGCCGACTTCTACGCGGGCGGCCGCCAGTTCAGCGCCTTCCAGAACGGACTCGCGGTCTCCGGCGACTACATGTCGGCCGCGTCATTCCTCGGCATCGCGGGCGCCATCGCCCTCTTCGGCTACGACGGCTTCCTGTACTCCATCGGCTTCCTGGTCGCCTGGCTGGTCGCCCTGCTCCTGGTGGCAGAGCCGCTGCGCAACTCCGGCCGCTACACCATGGGCGACGTCCTCGCCTACCGCATGCGCCAGCGGCCGGTGCGCACCGCCGCCGGTACGTCCACGATCGTCGTTTCGATCTTCTACCTGCTGGCCCAGATGGCAGGAGCGGGCGTCCTCGTCTCGCTGCTGCTCGGCATCACCTCCGACGCCGGCAAGATCCTCATCGTGGCCCTCGTCGGCCTCCTGATGGTCGTGTACGTCTCCATCGGCGGTATGAAGGGCACCACCTGGGTCCAGATGGTCAAGGCCGTGCTGCTCATCGGCGGCACCATCCTGATCACCTTCCTGGTGCTGCTGAAGTTCAACTTCAACATCTCCGACCTGCTCGGCACGGCCGCCGAGAACAGCGGCAAGGGCGCCGCCTTCCTGGAGCCCGGTCTCCAGTACGGCGCGACCGGCACCTCCAAGCTGGACTTCATCTCCCTGGGCATCGCCCTGGTGCTCGGCACCGCCGGCCTGCCGCACATCCTGATCCGCTTCTACACGGTGCCCGACGCCAAGGCCGCCCGTAAGTCCGTGAACTGGGCGATCGGCATCATCGGCGGCTTCTACCTGATGACCATCGCGCTCGGCTTCGGCGCCGCCGCGCTCATCTCGCAGGAAGAGATCATCGCCTCCAACCCGTCCGGCAACACGGCGGCGCCCCTGCTCGCCCTGCACCTGGGCGGCGTCGACTCCACCTGGGGCGCGATCCTGCTCGCCACGATCTCGGCGGTGGCCTTCGCGACGATCCTCGCCGTCGTCGCCGGCCTCACCCTCGCCTCGTCGTCCTCCTTCGCGCACGACATCTACGCCAACGTCATCCGCAAGGGGAAGGCCTCGGGTGCCGAGGAGGTCCGCGCGGCCCGCTGGGCGACCGTCTTCATCGGTGTCGTCTCCATCGGCCTCGGCGCCCTCGCCCGCGACCTGAACGTCGCCGGCCTGGTCGCCCTCGCCTTCGCTGTCGCCGCCTCGGCCAACCTCCCGACGATCCTCTACAGCCTGTTCTGGAAGCGCTTCACCACCCAGGGCGCGCTGTGGTCGATCTACGGCGGTCTGATCGTCGCCGTCGGCCTGGTGCTGTTCTCGCCCGTCGTCTCCGGCGACCCCAAGGCGATGTTCCCCGAGGTCGACTTCGCCTGGTTCCCGCTGAAGAACCCGGGCGTCATCTCCATCCCCTTCGGCTTCCTCATGGGCTGGCTCGGCACGGTCCTGTCCAAGGAGGAGCCGGACGCCAAGAAGTTCGCGGAGCTGGAGGTCCGGTCCCTGACCGGCACCGGAGCCCACTAG
- a CDS encoding DUF485 domain-containing protein has product MATDAPPPSKEQHKLPSPEEFVEVQESAEFSELRRSYRSFAFPLTVGFIAWYLLYVLLSNYAGGFMGTKLFGNINVAFVLGIAQFVTTFLIAWWYSRHAAAKLDPKAEAIKTRMESGA; this is encoded by the coding sequence GTGGCCACCGACGCACCGCCCCCCTCGAAAGAGCAACACAAGCTCCCCTCACCCGAGGAGTTCGTGGAGGTGCAGGAGAGCGCGGAGTTCAGTGAACTGCGCCGCTCCTACCGCTCCTTCGCCTTCCCGCTGACCGTCGGCTTCATCGCCTGGTACCTGCTGTACGTCCTGCTCTCGAACTACGCGGGCGGCTTCATGGGCACCAAGCTGTTCGGCAACATCAACGTCGCCTTCGTCCTCGGCATCGCCCAGTTCGTCACCACGTTCCTCATCGCCTGGTGGTACTCGCGGCACGCCGCCGCGAAGCTCGACCCCAAGGCCGAGGCCATCAAGACCCGGATGGAGAGCGGCGCATGA
- a CDS encoding S8 family peptidase, which produces MSHLRSRRRLALAVPVVLSLTASLGFLPAAASAAPQAAPATRTADAPKLAYVVNTKMDRHTIASVKKAIGKADGSVVATYARIGVIVVHSSNPDFAKTIRKVRGVQSAGATRTAPLTAAGTKEEGAVEYLTAAQAKRTEAASAKTPESEPLEADQWDLRAIGADKAAQINPGSRKVTVAVIDTGVDDTHPDIAPNFSASQSANCAGGKPDTSEGAWRPYTPEDYHGTHVAGEIAAARNGIGVAGVAPGVKVSSINVTDRANGLFYPESVVCAFVFAADHGVEITNNSYYVDPWLYNCMDDPDQRAIVDAVNRAQLYAQKKGTLNVAAAGNSNHDLDADAIVDDSSPNDTTPVERTIDPHECFDIPTQLPGVVTVSSTGVDNEKSYFSTYGKGVVDVAAPGGDGRYQIPDTPSKNGRILSTMPNGAWGFLQGTSMASPHASGVAALLKSKHPWASPAQLQALLKAQADKTACPASYDQDGDGTQDAVCEGGKRVNGFYGHGIVNALRAVK; this is translated from the coding sequence ATGTCTCACTTGCGTTCCAGACGCCGGCTCGCTCTCGCCGTGCCCGTCGTGCTGTCCCTGACGGCCTCGCTGGGCTTCCTGCCGGCCGCCGCGTCGGCGGCCCCGCAGGCGGCGCCGGCCACCCGCACGGCGGATGCGCCGAAGCTGGCGTACGTCGTCAACACCAAAATGGACCGCCACACGATCGCTTCGGTGAAGAAGGCGATCGGGAAGGCCGACGGTTCGGTCGTGGCCACGTACGCGCGGATCGGCGTGATCGTCGTCCACTCCTCGAACCCCGATTTCGCCAAGACCATCCGCAAGGTGCGCGGGGTCCAGTCGGCGGGTGCGACGCGGACGGCGCCGCTGACGGCCGCGGGGACGAAGGAGGAGGGCGCGGTCGAGTACCTGACGGCCGCCCAGGCGAAGCGCACCGAGGCCGCCTCGGCGAAGACGCCCGAGAGCGAGCCTCTCGAGGCGGACCAGTGGGACCTGCGCGCGATCGGCGCCGACAAGGCCGCACAGATCAACCCGGGCAGCCGCAAGGTGACCGTGGCCGTGATCGACACCGGCGTGGACGACACCCACCCCGACATCGCCCCGAACTTCTCCGCGTCCCAGTCCGCCAACTGCGCGGGCGGCAAGCCCGACACCAGTGAGGGCGCCTGGCGGCCTTACACGCCCGAGGACTACCACGGCACGCATGTCGCGGGTGAGATAGCCGCCGCCCGCAACGGCATCGGCGTGGCGGGCGTCGCTCCCGGTGTGAAGGTGTCCAGCATCAATGTGACCGACCGGGCGAACGGCCTCTTCTACCCGGAGAGCGTCGTGTGCGCGTTCGTGTTCGCCGCCGACCACGGCGTCGAGATCACGAACAACAGCTACTACGTCGACCCGTGGCTGTACAACTGCATGGACGACCCGGACCAGCGGGCCATCGTCGACGCGGTCAACAGGGCTCAGCTGTATGCCCAGAAGAAGGGCACGCTCAACGTCGCCGCGGCGGGCAACTCCAACCACGACCTGGACGCGGACGCGATCGTCGACGACTCCAGCCCGAATGACACCACGCCCGTCGAGCGCACGATCGACCCGCACGAGTGCTTCGACATACCGACCCAGCTGCCGGGTGTCGTCACGGTGAGCTCGACGGGTGTCGACAACGAGAAGTCGTACTTCTCGACCTACGGCAAGGGCGTCGTCGACGTCGCCGCGCCGGGTGGCGACGGGCGCTACCAGATACCCGACACGCCCTCGAAGAACGGCCGCATCCTGTCCACCATGCCGAACGGCGCGTGGGGCTTCCTGCAGGGCACCTCGATGGCCTCGCCGCACGCCTCCGGCGTCGCCGCGCTGCTGAAGTCCAAGCACCCCTGGGCGTCTCCGGCCCAGCTCCAGGCGCTGCTGAAGGCACAGGCCGACAAGACCGCCTGCCCCGCCTCCTACGACCAGGACGGTGACGGCACGCAGGACGCGGTCTGCGAGGGCGGCAAGCGCGTCAACGGCTTCTACGGCCACGGCATCGTCAACGCGCTGCGCGCGGTCAAGTGA